The DNA window TCGGCCTGTCGCAGTAGACCTTTATGACGCAAACAGAACGTTAACGCAACAGTTAGTGTGTGGAGTTTTGGGGTTTGCCTTTCATCTCTCATTTCATTCCCTGATCACACAGTGAACTCAAAGCAAAACTACTAAAGCTACTGAAGAAGCAAGACTTAAAACGAGCACATCGATCGACTTTTTGATCTACGACGCTACAGACTGATTTCTGTCCTTATACCGTGAAGGTAAGTCATTGTTTCTATCACAGATCTATAGAAAACACACCCAGCAAGCAGAGCAACAATAACTCTGTAtggtttctgttttatataatattcatacatgcatgcatatgaTAAATCCCAGCTTTGGGACATTTATATTCAGACTGTGTGAGAAAGGTCTTTCTAATATTGTTGTCCAGTGTATGTAAATGGGGcttgacaaaatattagaaatacctTTCAAGAAAATGCAATCCAGTCATGGCCATGAATTCCCTAAAATCCAAtccaaaaacaatatttttagacttgattttagtttaaattattttggttACTTTCATGCACAGTAGAAAGTTACTGAAAGCCCATATTTAAATGGGTAACTGTACTTAAGGGCAATCCTTGTTTGaactttatacttttaaatTTGAAGGCAGTAATGTAGCACATAGTTGACTGGACATAGTCTAATAATGAGAAAAGTAACAGTTAAAAGTGTCTGACATGCCATGTGTCAGAGAGTGACTGAATCCCTCCTTTGCTCTCTCGTTTGATTTGCAGTCATGTCACGAAGAAGCTCTCGATTGGAATCCACAGGATACTATGACAGTGAGGGAGAACCGTCCATTTCCTACAGGGAGACCCTGTACAGGTAAGCTGGAGTTTGTGTGTGCCACAGTCATgctgtatgtgtacacatggTATGTATGTGTTTAACACAGTCATCTGTTCTTCATTATACACCTTCAAAGCTCTCactcttttctcattttcattacATTCAGGATTTTCAGAACACGACGGACCCATCCTCGGTCCGGTAGAGGAGAGACcaccagaaacaaaaacagaaacagaaataaaaacagcaacagaaacaaaaacagcaccacaaatgacaacagaaatgacaacagaaatgaCAACAGAAACGACAACAGAAACGACTGtgacagcaacagaaaaagaaacagcaggGGCCCCAGTATGTCCAGCCTTAAGATTTTTGGCTTTCTGTTCTTCATTCTCCCCCTGTGTTTCGGTAAGTGATCTCTCCTTCCACAATCATATCTAGCACATCAGCTTGTGAGTTTTGTAGAGTTTCTGTCTTTTGAGTAAAACATCCATGACCTTGTTTCTCTCCATCCATCAGGATTTGCATACTTGAGTCTAACTCTGAGCAGCAACTTTCTGGATTCAGGATCCCCAGAGTCACCAGTCTCATCAATCATCGCGACCATGGTAAActtctttttattcttcctGTGCACCTACAAACACAATCGCCCAAAGATGTTCTCCCCTACATGTGAAACAAACATTGATGTCAGCAAATTAATATCCTAAAGTTGTGAACAATCAGCATTAAATGAATCTCTTCTCACTTACAGGACTTGAATGCAGGATTTACAGACATGGTGAAGCACCATAGAGAGCAGCAAGACGAGCTGCTGAGGTTAAAGAAGATGACAAACTACCTGCTTCCGGCCGCGGACACTTTGCCCAACTTTGCTCTGGAATCACTCGGTGAGACATCTAAATCATCCTTGTCAATTTCATCTGTCAGACTGTAATTCACACGTGTGTTTTGAGATTGATTTCTcactttctttgtgtgtgtttttgtgtgcaggGGCCAGTGTTTTATTCCAGCTGTCATCAAAAACATACACGACACAAGAGGCAGGACTGACGTTTTTTGGGATACGTATCTGGCGACCACCTGTGACCCCAAGGATTGTTATTCAGGTAggaactacacacacaaaacagatgttTTACTACCTATTCTTTTTATGCATTCAACATACCATCCtaaactctttttttcactttattctTTCCTCAGGGACACTCTCCTCTGGTTCCAGGATGCTGCTGGGCCTTTGCAGGTGGGCGTGGACATTTAGTCATTGCCTTGTCCTACCCAGTCACCATCAGCCATGTGACACTGGGTCACATTTCAAAGAACTTGTCCCCAACTGGCAGCATTTCCAGCGCCCCAAAGGAGTTTTCTGTCTATGTAAGTCACAAATTTAACATTGTTACATTGCAGACATCCTGTGTACCactcatacatactgtatatacactacATAGTGAAAACAAGGTGTTCAACTggatgtctctctttctctctcacaggGAATGGAGACTTTAAACGATGAAGGAAGCCACTTAGGAACCTTTCTTTATGATCAGGACGGGGACTCAGTACAGACTTTCAAACTGCCTGTGAGTATTACACCATGTAATTAAAATCCtgcacatttcttttatttcatccACAAGCTAATATATTATAAGTGCTACACTTTGCTTTCTCTTCTATCTCTGTGTATCTGTCCttattatattcattatatcCCGTTATTTGCCATCCTCTCATTTTTTGACCCGCCCAAGTAactctctctgctctttgctTTTGTCTCTCAGGATCATAAAAAAGGTGTCTTCAACTACGTGAAGCTGCAAGTCGAGAGCAACTGGGGCCATCCTGACTACTCCTGTCTGTACAGCTTCAGGGTCCATGGGAAGCTGGCAGACTGAAGATGGAAATAAAGGAGAAGACAGAAGTAAATATAGGTAAATATAGAGGTGAGTATATGTGAAGGTGAATCAGACTCAAAACATCTGTGAATAAATAGACTGAGTTTAATCTTGGAATTTGCAGgcatgaaaatattttagatattttaatatAGTAATACATTATATATAGTGTTAGTGGGTTAgtgggtgggaagccagtgaggtaTGATATCCGCTCTTACTAGTTGGGTGGGGCACCTGTGCAGAGGAGGACGGGGTGGGTGGGAGTTGGGGGGGAGTGTGGTGAACCTCGGTACACCACACTTCCTCCCGCCCTGCCAGGTGAAAAGAAGCTGCTGGAGGCTCCATGTGGATCGGAGGAGATACGTGGCTGTCTACACCGCAGTGTGGGGAATTTTCTGTCACTCCAAATTCAACAACACAAGATATAATCTCTTCTATGTGTTCCCAGATGTTTTTAGTCTGATTCACCTTCACCGTAGGCGGCACAGTGgtgcagtggttagcactgtagCCGCACAGAGGAAGGACTGGTGTTCATTTTCTGGctccacttctctctctgtgtagagtctattctctctgtgtctgtatgGGTTTTCtccgggtgctccggtttcctcccacactcCAAAGACATGCTAAGACATGGACAATTGGCCACTCTGTAAAGACAATAAAGACTTTATTTACttactatatttatttgtttctgcttgtttcatcatttatttgataaaaagCTCTGATTTCAGAGCTCATGCTTTTCATTGAAAATTTCCTGGTCACCAATAACTTTCAACCTTTGATTCAGAGGTAAAAAGTCCAGTGGTTGACACATCAAACcacaagacatactgtatgtgtaatatgcttaattaaaaaatatagggAGGTTTTTGTTAAAGGTTTTGGTTATGGTTTTTCACTTTAATGAAGAAAATTACCCTCAGTGAGACATGGTCCaacatttttcatacattttgtatcaacatttttggaaaaactttaacatttctttttggAAAAGAAGCTGAGTTATTTGAGGTAACAAACTTGAACAATTGCAGCATTTGTGTTTGAGTAAAACATACAAAGATGCTGCAAACAAATACTGTGACTGCTTTACTGAATGAAAGTGTCTCTTAAAATCTCGAAAGTGAAGGCATTCATTTTGCTGCTTGGTGAAAACGAGGGTGACATTGAAGAAAACTGCAGGACTGATCTTCATCTCCTGCTGCTCTGttgatgaaacaaaacaaagacattatttcattttcagttgttttaagGCATTTCTGCTCTTAAAACCTGGCTGACAGGTTTACACAGAGTGGTTTACAGTGTTGACTGGAGCTACAGACGGTACAGTTTACGGTgtcacaataaacattttaaattttgaaaaatcTACCATATCACACTGTTCACTTTgaccaaaaatgttttacaattaGGTGTACAAGGTGGTTGAGTCTACGTTACATCTTTAGCTCCCACTATCACCCCTCACCAAAGCAGTGTCCTGAATAACTGATGTTGATTGATCTGAAACTCTCTGCTTTTATAAGACTTGTCAGCTCACACAGATGTATGTTGTTTAGCTAATTATCCTCTGTAACTGTAGGCATTCAAACTATTCTAACATGCATGCTGGGTGATAAAGATTAGTCTCTGTGATATTCATGGAAGCACTTTAAGCTAAAGCAAGTGCACAATTTTGTttgattagattcaactttattgtcatcacacatgtacaagtacaaggcaacgaaatgcagtttagatctaaccagaagtgcaataagcaagtgcaggatataaagtatgttcATAAATGTATGATAGAgcagtataatgaaaatattttacaagtggtactatggacattatatgcaaatggcattactataaacagaagtatactgatggatatgtacaataatgaattggactgggcagaacagtagtgcaatgaatattaaggagtgcaaattatggacagaaatagttaacagtgcagtagatgagttatgcagtattcagtacatagtactggagtgcaaatgatgcagtatatgtataaataaatagtccggtagtgcaaatgaacatacatgtacatgtagcaaaaacaataaagcagcagcaaaaacaatatagcagcatttaaagttgaggtatatgaggggacagtggaatcagcggggggcagagttcagtagaaagacagctctggggaaaaaagctgtttctcagtctgctggtccttgtctgGAGGCAGCTGCGGCGCCTGctggaaggcaggggagaaaacagtctctggtgctggtgagccttcttgaccaggcaggaggtgttggtggtccaggacaggcTCTCTGAAATATGGGTctccaggaacttgaagctggagacacgcagccatcccgttaatgtggatggggtgatgtgtgcctcctctctccttcctgaagtccacgatgagctcctttgtcttggaggtgttaaggagcaagttattgtctgagcaccatgtggccaggtgctggacctcctccctgtaggcagtctcatcgttgttgctgatgagaccaatcaccaTAGTATTgactgcaaacttgatgatggcgttagatccatgcttaggcctgcagtcgagtgtgaagagggagtagaggaaggggctcagcaccCAGCCCTGTGGTatgccagtgttgagtgtgatggtggtggagcagttgttgTCTGACTAACAagctgtttgtcaggaagtccataatccaattgcaaatggaggtgttaatgcccaggtttccaagtttggtgattaacttggaaggaATGACAgtgttgaaggcagagctgaagtgAACAAAGAAGCATTTGTGCATAAGTGTCCTTATTGACCAAatgtgtgagtacagagtgcagagccatggagactgcatcctACTGCTCCTGTTGCCGCGGtaggcaaactggtatgggtccagtgtgAATGGGAGGATgtcctttaggtgtgccaggaccagccgctcaaagcacttcataaggTAGTCGTTCAGGCACGTTGGACTAGAGTGTTTCGGCACtggcacaatggaggtgaatttaaagcatgttggcacagctgcttgggcaagggacaggttgaaaatatccgTAAAGACCCCAGCAAGCTGCTCAGCACATGCCTTGAGTATGCGACCGG is part of the Siniperca chuatsi isolate FFG_IHB_CAS linkage group LG9, ASM2008510v1, whole genome shotgun sequence genome and encodes:
- the LOC122881303 gene encoding SUN domain-containing protein 3-like isoform X1, with protein sequence MSRRSSRLESTGYYDSEGEPSISYRETLYRIFRTRRTHPRSGRGETTRNKNRNRNKNSNRNKNSTTNDNRNDNRNDNRNDNRNDCDSNRKRNSRGPSMSSLKIFGFLFFILPLCFGFAYLSLTLSSNFLDSGSPESPVSSIIATMDLNAGFTDMVKHHREQQDELLRLKKMTNYLLPAADTLPNFALESLGASVLFQLSSKTYTTQEAGLTFFGIRIWRPPVTPRIVIQGHSPLVPGCCWAFAGGRGHLVIALSYPVTISHVTLGHISKNLSPTGSISSAPKEFSVYGMETLNDEGSHLGTFLYDQDGDSVQTFKLPDHKKGVFNYVKLQVESNWGHPDYSCLYSFRVHGKLAD
- the LOC122881303 gene encoding SUN domain-containing protein 1-like isoform X2, whose product is MSSLKIFGFLFFILPLCFGFAYLSLTLSSNFLDSGSPESPVSSIIATMDLNAGFTDMVKHHREQQDELLRLKKMTNYLLPAADTLPNFALESLGASVLFQLSSKTYTTQEAGLTFFGIRIWRPPVTPRIVIQGHSPLVPGCCWAFAGGRGHLVIALSYPVTISHVTLGHISKNLSPTGSISSAPKEFSVYGMETLNDEGSHLGTFLYDQDGDSVQTFKLPDHKKGVFNYVKLQVESNWGHPDYSCLYSFRVHGKLAD